The window CTGTTCGACATTTTCCGGTTGAAAATTACACCTCAAAATATGCGGCATGTATAGAAGACCTGGTCTTGCTTGGAACCCGGAACAAAAACTCAAGGATACGGGCACTTCTTGACCGACTGCTGGCAAACATGTTTCCGGTTCCGGCAGATTCCTTTCTTATTACCGCTACAACCAAATCCGGCATAGACAACCTTGAGCAATTATGCCGGGAGAACCGTACCGATACTCAGGATATTTTGCTATCCACCATTCTGGACATCGTTTCTCAAAAACTAAAACTTACCGCAAAAGGCACAAATATCAATGCCGCCTGTGCATCTTCCACCATTGCGATTGCCCATGGTGCTGCCAGGATTGCATCTGGAAAGGTCAATTCTGTCCTGGTGTGCTGTATCGATATTATTACCGAATTTATTTTTTCAGGATTTTCCTCCTTGAAGGCATTGTCATCATTTCCATGCCGGCCTTTTAGCCGTACCAGGTGTGGACTTACCCCAGGAGAGGGCGCAGCAGCCATTCTTTTGATGAGCGAAGATCGCGCAAAGAAAGAAAACCTGCGTTCTCTCGGACGAGTAGTCGGCTGGGGCGTATCCAACGACGCGACGCACATCACCGCACCTGCCCAGGATGCGTCCGGCTTAACGCGGGCTGTCGGCCAAGCCTTAAAAAGGGCCAATCTAAAAAAACAGGACATCGGAGCCATCAGTGCCCATGGGACAGGTACGGTTTATAACGACCTAATGGAGCTTAACGCTTTCAGACAAATCTTTGGAGAACACCAGGTTCCTGTTTATTCCGTAAAAGGCTCTATCGGACATACCATGGGAGCGGCAGGCGGTATCGAAGTTGCTCTTGGTTTGAAAGCACTTTCCACCGGAGTCGTCCCTCCCACCGTCGGTTTCTCTGATCCGGAAGACGGTACCAAAGGACTTTTAAGTTCCAAGCCCAAAGTAATATCGACTGACTTTCTGCTGACTACAAACTCGGGATTCGGAGGAATTAACGCTGCCATCATCTTGGCAAAAGGAGAAAGCAAGTGATTGCTTATATTACCGGTATCGGATGGGTAACTGCGGCAGGAATGGGATGCGGAAGAAATTTTGATATTTTTTCCATGCCGGAAAACCCGTTGCCAAAATTCACCAGCACGGATGTTTTTAAGAAACCTTACAAACGTTTTGGAAGAATGGACAAATACTCGAGACTGGGTCTTTCCGCTGTTGCGTTCGCCTTGCAAGATGCCGGACTGGAAAAATACAAGGAAAAGCGAAACATCGGTATAATCGCTTCCACAGTATATGGTTGCCTTCACACAGATATCGATTACTTTAAAACAACTATTCCCCACGGAGGATTAATGGCCAGCCCAAACCTTTTTGCTTATACTTTGCCAAACTGTTTCCTTGGGGAGGCTGCCATTTATTTCGGCTTGACAGGAGGGGGATTTGTAGTAAACGACTCTTCCCCTGCAAGACTGGCAAGTTTAAAAATTGCCTTAGAAATTATCGAGTTTGGAGAAGGAGATAAAATGGTCAGCGGTGTTTGCGATTTGGGACGCCCGCCCAATTTTAGCCGGGGCAAAGACCTACCGCCAGGCTCGATCTTCCTTGTTATTGAAAAATCGCCCGAATCAAGCCTTCAGGTATATGGAGAACTTGGCCTGGGGAAAGATGATTTCATCAATTTTAATAAACAGAAAATAACCGATTTAGTGTCTTTGGTTAATGAATGTATAGTCAACAACAGACGAAAGTAATCTTTGCCATACCTGTTTATAATCATTCTGCTACCCTGCCTGGCTTTATAAATGCTGCCCTGGCAGTACATGGAGATATTATGGTAGTAAATGACGGCAGTACAGACAAAAGCATTGATGTCCTGACAGGACTCAATGTGCATCTTATTAACCACGAGAAAAATCTGGGAAAAGGTGCTGCCATTAAATCAGCAGCCCTGAATGCGCGCAAGCTGGAAATGACCCATATGGTGACCGCAGATCCAAACGGCCGGTATGATCCTGCCGATTTTCATCTTTTTGCCGAAGCTTTAAACAAAAACCCGGACTCTATTATTGTGGGCAGACGGAATTTTCCGAAGCGTGAGTTGACTGTATTATATCGATTCAGCCGTTGTCTGGCCAAATTCTGGTTTCAAGTACAAACCGGTAAGAAACTTTCAGATGTTCGCTGTACATTTCGTGCATACCCGCTTGCGGTGCTTGAAAATTTGACCTTGAGAACCAGGCGGAATTCATTTGAAATCGAAGTGCTGACCAAAGCGGCTTGGGCCGGAGTAAATTTAAGGGAAGTAAGCATTTTTTATAATTTCCATCGGAGTAACAAACAAGCATTTAATTTTAAGTCTCTCATCAATAACCTGCAAGCCACTCTTTTTAATTTTCACCTTACCATGCGCTCAATCGTTCCCTGGCCCCATCAAAAACTTATTGTTAAAGATCGCCCAGGGGAAAAAATCAGTTTATTCCATCCGCTGCAATCCATTAAAACTCTGCTTACTGAAAATACTTCTCCCAGGCAGCTTGCATCTGCCAGTGCAATGGGAGTCTTTCTAGGTACACTGCCGCTAATTGGCTGCCATAATATTGCTATACTTTTTGCCGCAAGCTATTTTCGTCTGAACAAGGTGGTACCCCTGGCCACCAGCGGTTTGTGCGTGCCGCCGTTCGTGCCTGCGTTGTGCATTGAAGCAGGGTATTTCCTGCGGCACGGCGCCTTCTTGACGGAAATTTCCATAAAGACTTTAGGCTATCAGGCACTTGAACGGATTTACGAATGGCTGATAGGCTCACTCCTGCTTGCTCCCTTATTTGCGATAGTCGTTGGGGGTATCGTTTTTGCTATGGCTTTATTTTTAAAAAGAACCCGGAGAAATTCACTGTAAATCATGCGAATCGTACTTGTACATCCTGCCGGCTCAAACTGGGTACCCGGCAAAAAAGATATCACCGCCACGGCAAACCGTATGGCTCCGCTCGGTATTCTTTCCATTGCGGC is drawn from Thermodesulfobacteriota bacterium and contains these coding sequences:
- a CDS encoding beta-ketoacyl-[acyl-carrier-protein] synthase family protein produces the protein MKQVLITDAVTITSLGNDLEQLWQGLMSGKTGIKTVRHFPVENYTSKYAACIEDLVLLGTRNKNSRIRALLDRLLANMFPVPADSFLITATTKSGIDNLEQLCRENRTDTQDILLSTILDIVSQKLKLTAKGTNINAACASSTIAIAHGAARIASGKVNSVLVCCIDIITEFIFSGFSSLKALSSFPCRPFSRTRCGLTPGEGAAAILLMSEDRAKKENLRSLGRVVGWGVSNDATHITAPAQDASGLTRAVGQALKRANLKKQDIGAISAHGTGTVYNDLMELNAFRQIFGEHQVPVYSVKGSIGHTMGAAGGIEVALGLKALSTGVVPPTVGFSDPEDGTKGLLSSKPKVISTDFLLTTNSGFGGINAAIILAKGESK
- a CDS encoding beta-ketoacyl synthase N-terminal-like domain-containing protein — encoded protein: MIAYITGIGWVTAAGMGCGRNFDIFSMPENPLPKFTSTDVFKKPYKRFGRMDKYSRLGLSAVAFALQDAGLEKYKEKRNIGIIASTVYGCLHTDIDYFKTTIPHGGLMASPNLFAYTLPNCFLGEAAIYFGLTGGGFVVNDSSPARLASLKIALEIIEFGEGDKMVSGVCDLGRPPNFSRGKDLPPGSIFLVIEKSPESSLQVYGELGLGKDDFINFNKQKITDLVSLVNECIVNNRRK
- a CDS encoding DUF2062 domain-containing protein, encoding MYSQQQTKVIFAIPVYNHSATLPGFINAALAVHGDIMVVNDGSTDKSIDVLTGLNVHLINHEKNLGKGAAIKSAALNARKLEMTHMVTADPNGRYDPADFHLFAEALNKNPDSIIVGRRNFPKRELTVLYRFSRCLAKFWFQVQTGKKLSDVRCTFRAYPLAVLENLTLRTRRNSFEIEVLTKAAWAGVNLREVSIFYNFHRSNKQAFNFKSLINNLQATLFNFHLTMRSIVPWPHQKLIVKDRPGEKISLFHPLQSIKTLLTENTSPRQLASASAMGVFLGTLPLIGCHNIAILFAASYFRLNKVVPLATSGLCVPPFVPALCIEAGYFLRHGAFLTEISIKTLGYQALERIYEWLIGSLLLAPLFAIVVGGIVFAMALFLKRTRRNSL